The following coding sequences are from one Desulfosporosinus orientis DSM 765 window:
- a CDS encoding cob(I)yrinic acid a,c-diamide adenosyltransferase, translated as MITVYTGQGKGKTTSAVGEALLAYSEGKRVLMVQFLKGSTYSGELVGLNRLGIPLIQFGVGCRWSGMIRTGLKHCTGCGECFRENRNPDIALDLVQQALEYVSGQVGTNTYHMIILDEISHAINRGFLNLDQLRKLLSDESSRQVHWILTGRGMPEELEPLVDHWWDLNMLKHPFSQGVKSRRGIEY; from the coding sequence ATGATCACAGTCTATACCGGACAGGGCAAAGGAAAGACCACCTCGGCTGTGGGAGAAGCCCTGCTTGCTTATTCTGAAGGGAAGAGAGTCCTGATGGTACAGTTTCTCAAGGGAAGTACGTACAGCGGGGAATTAGTGGGGCTGAACCGTTTAGGAATTCCTCTTATCCAATTTGGAGTTGGCTGTCGTTGGTCAGGGATGATTCGAACTGGTCTAAAGCATTGCACGGGGTGCGGAGAATGTTTCAGAGAAAATCGCAATCCTGACATAGCCCTGGATTTAGTTCAGCAAGCCTTAGAATATGTTTCAGGCCAAGTGGGAACGAATACCTACCATATGATTATTCTGGATGAAATAAGTCACGCCATCAATCGTGGTTTTCTCAATTTAGATCAATTAAGGAAGCTCTTGTCAGATGAATCCTCCCGGCAGGTTCACTGGATTCTTACCGGCCGGGGTATGCCAGAGGAATTAGAACCGTTGGTCGACCATTGGTGGGATCTAAACATGCTGAAACATCCTTTTTCGCAAGGGGTTAAAAGTCGTAGGGGGATTGAATATTAA
- a CDS encoding methyltetrahydrofolate cobalamin methyltransferase produces the protein MLVVGELINASRKAIGEAIKAQDAEYIRKIAKDEFEAGADYIDVNAGIFVGKEAEYLQWLVKNVQEVVDAPCCIDSPDPKAIDAALSVHKGTAMINSISLEKERYDALIPVVAGTDLRVVALCMSDDGMPETMDQRLKIAEKLIDGLVKNNVPINNIYVDPLVQPISTNSTFAVEFINSVEAIMTRFKGVHTMCGLSNVSYGLPVRKFMNQAFAIMAIGKGLDGLIINPLDKMMMASLVTAEALAGRDDFCVNYLKAYRNKQFDFLG, from the coding sequence ATGCTAGTTGTTGGAGAATTAATTAATGCCAGCCGTAAGGCTATAGGGGAGGCAATCAAAGCACAAGATGCAGAATATATCCGGAAGATTGCCAAAGATGAGTTTGAAGCCGGGGCAGATTACATAGACGTTAATGCCGGAATTTTTGTCGGTAAAGAAGCGGAATACTTGCAATGGCTGGTTAAGAATGTTCAGGAAGTAGTAGATGCTCCTTGCTGTATCGACAGCCCGGATCCCAAGGCTATTGATGCAGCCTTATCCGTACACAAGGGTACTGCTATGATCAACTCAATTTCGTTGGAGAAAGAACGTTATGATGCCTTGATACCGGTGGTTGCGGGAACAGATTTGAGAGTTGTGGCACTCTGTATGAGTGACGACGGAATGCCTGAAACCATGGATCAGCGTTTGAAAATTGCCGAAAAACTGATTGACGGACTGGTTAAAAACAATGTTCCGATTAACAACATCTATGTAGATCCTTTAGTTCAGCCCATTTCTACCAACAGCACTTTTGCAGTGGAATTCATCAACTCTGTTGAAGCGATTATGACACGCTTCAAAGGGGTTCATACTATGTGCGGACTGTCCAATGTATCTTATGGGCTGCCCGTTCGTAAATTCATGAACCAGGCCTTTGCTATCATGGCTATCGGTAAAGGTTTAGACGGCTTGATCATCAATCCTTTGGATAAAATGATGATGGCAAGCTTAGTTACAGCGGAAGCCCTGGCCGGCCGCGATGATTTCTGTGTCAATTACCTTAAAGCCTATCGCAATAAACAATTTGATTTCTTAGGTTAA
- a CDS encoding PocR ligand-binding domain-containing protein yields the protein MNKREVNQDKKLQWLEQLVGRNLLEKMLCSFSKSTGLKAILVDNKGNTLISPDHAKKDCDFCEMIKSDSNGAKKCQRSYARACTEASKYGEPYIFRCHAGLIMWAAPILLDEYVGSIICGQVLMWEPEDYFLEEIEEMVKGLNIDVAAVKWSASHLEIMSSDKVQAAADLLFVVANQIMQSGMTVLEQRREIAAQQARLAEEIQARKRAEVAMNTIESRTKRINSLEKEQELKLKVRNGEKRTAEKLLEKILVDVFSKDSNHLDTLKTRMMELVVIISRAAVDGGAELGEVSQLNTQFYREILEITSPDELCLWSKKMLETVMNYIETNKNQKNLQAIQKAAEFIRKNYRNKLTIDNIAQAVYLSPCYVSRIFKQGLGCTLMEYLTQVRVEEAKAMLKDPKYNVMQVAEESGFEDPGYFTRVFKKLEGVTPSRYKQHAL from the coding sequence ATGAATAAGAGAGAGGTTAACCAGGACAAAAAACTGCAATGGCTCGAACAATTAGTCGGGCGTAATCTATTGGAAAAAATGCTATGCTCTTTTTCTAAATCTACCGGTTTAAAGGCGATTCTCGTAGATAACAAGGGTAATACCTTAATTTCTCCGGATCATGCCAAAAAGGATTGTGATTTTTGTGAGATGATTAAATCTGACAGCAACGGTGCTAAGAAATGCCAGCGATCCTATGCGCGGGCTTGCACTGAGGCTTCAAAATATGGAGAGCCTTATATTTTTCGTTGTCATGCCGGTTTAATAATGTGGGCGGCGCCGATTTTACTGGACGAATATGTTGGCTCAATTATTTGCGGGCAGGTACTGATGTGGGAACCCGAAGACTATTTTCTGGAAGAAATTGAAGAAATGGTTAAGGGTCTTAATATTGATGTAGCAGCAGTCAAGTGGTCTGCCTCCCATTTAGAAATTATGTCAAGTGATAAAGTGCAAGCAGCAGCGGACCTGTTATTTGTCGTCGCCAACCAAATTATGCAAAGCGGCATGACGGTCTTAGAACAGCGAAGAGAGATAGCCGCTCAACAAGCAAGATTAGCGGAAGAAATACAAGCCCGTAAACGTGCGGAAGTTGCTATGAACACCATTGAATCCAGAACCAAGAGAATTAATTCTTTAGAGAAAGAACAAGAACTCAAATTGAAAGTGCGAAATGGAGAAAAACGTACAGCAGAAAAACTGTTAGAAAAAATTTTGGTGGATGTTTTTTCCAAGGACTCCAATCATTTAGATACCTTGAAAACCAGAATGATGGAACTTGTCGTGATCATATCCAGAGCTGCTGTGGATGGAGGGGCTGAATTGGGTGAAGTCTCACAGCTTAACACTCAGTTTTATCGAGAAATACTTGAGATTACATCTCCCGATGAACTTTGTTTATGGAGCAAAAAAATGTTAGAGACTGTTATGAATTATATTGAAACCAATAAAAATCAGAAGAACCTGCAAGCAATCCAGAAAGCTGCTGAATTTATACGGAAAAATTATCGGAATAAACTGACAATCGATAACATTGCTCAGGCCGTTTATTTGAGCCCTTGCTATGTCAGCAGAATTTTTAAACAAGGTTTAGGTTGCACCTTAATGGAATATCTCACCCAGGTGCGGGTGGAAGAAGCTAAGGCTATGCTGAAGGATCCTAAATATAACGTCATGCAGGTTGCTGAAGAAAGCGGTTTTGAAGATCCGGGCTACTTTACCAGAGTTTTTAAGAAGCTTGAGGGAGTAACTCCAAGCCGGTATAAACAACATGCATTATAA
- a CDS encoding cobyrinate a,c-diamide synthase — protein sequence MKIPRIVLAGTHSGVGKTTLATGLMAALSKRQRPIQGYKVGPDYIDPSYHAAATGRASRNLDRWLLGDHLPAVFAQSARESWAVIEGVMGMFDGMSGTPGYGSTADVAKLLQAPVILIVDASSMSRSVAALVHGFSTYDPQVNLQGVILNRVKSSAQETILREALSEIKIPVLGVLPKELSLKLPERHLGLVPVGEGGLLEGFIESLSDLISKHIDLEQVERIMLSAPEFSEPAPLAKAEPLKHPDQPFRLGLAWDEAFLFYYQDALDMAERLNSTIIPFSPLHDSALPEGLDGIILGGGFPELHLKSLSENTPFLESLRSYADSGRPIYAECGGYMYLGKSIQDFEGKELPMAGLIPMKAEMTKRLQGIGYRKGVFREDNFLGPRGTTVQGHEFHYSRVVYEKEYSPVYDLFRGDRPDRMEGYAKDNIVASYLHLHFSGHQELLEYWFTHSGRAKV from the coding sequence ATGAAGATTCCACGGATTGTCCTGGCGGGAACGCATAGTGGAGTGGGGAAAACAACCCTGGCTACGGGTTTGATGGCGGCTTTAAGCAAGCGCCAGCGCCCTATCCAAGGATACAAGGTTGGACCTGATTATATTGACCCCAGTTATCATGCGGCAGCCACGGGAAGGGCTTCCCGTAATCTTGATCGCTGGCTGTTGGGAGATCATCTTCCTGCCGTTTTTGCCCAAAGCGCCAGGGAGAGCTGGGCTGTTATAGAAGGTGTTATGGGAATGTTTGATGGGATGAGCGGAACCCCTGGTTATGGAAGTACAGCGGATGTTGCTAAACTTCTTCAGGCCCCGGTTATTCTCATTGTGGACGCATCCTCTATGTCCCGGAGTGTAGCTGCTCTGGTTCATGGTTTCAGCACTTATGATCCTCAAGTTAATCTTCAAGGAGTCATTCTTAATCGTGTCAAATCCTCAGCTCAAGAAACGATCCTCCGCGAAGCTCTTAGCGAAATAAAAATTCCGGTACTGGGTGTTCTGCCTAAGGAATTATCTCTAAAGCTTCCGGAACGGCATTTAGGCTTAGTTCCTGTAGGTGAGGGCGGTCTTTTAGAAGGCTTTATTGAATCTTTGTCTGACTTGATCAGTAAACATATTGATTTAGAACAAGTTGAGAGGATTATGCTGAGTGCGCCGGAATTCAGCGAGCCTGCACCTTTAGCAAAAGCAGAACCACTAAAGCATCCCGATCAGCCCTTTCGCTTGGGTCTGGCCTGGGATGAAGCTTTTCTCTTTTATTACCAGGATGCTTTGGACATGGCAGAACGCTTGAATTCCACCATTATACCTTTCAGTCCTTTACATGATTCAGCACTTCCGGAAGGCTTGGATGGGATTATTCTGGGCGGTGGTTTCCCCGAATTGCATCTGAAGAGCTTAAGCGAAAACACGCCGTTCCTGGAATCCCTGCGCTCTTATGCCGATAGTGGCAGGCCCATTTATGCTGAATGCGGAGGATATATGTATCTTGGTAAGTCCATACAGGATTTTGAAGGGAAGGAACTTCCCATGGCCGGACTAATTCCTATGAAGGCAGAAATGACCAAACGCCTCCAGGGAATTGGTTATCGTAAAGGGGTGTTCCGTGAGGATAATTTCCTGGGTCCCAGGGGAACCACAGTTCAAGGGCATGAGTTTCACTATTCACGGGTGGTTTATGAAAAAGAATATTCGCCTGTTTATGATCTGTTCCGAGGGGACCGGCCGGATCGAATGGAAGGGTATGCTAAAGACAATATTGTTGCTTCTTACTTGCACCTGCATTTCTCAGGACATCAAGAATTGCTGGAGTACTGGTTTACTCATTCAGGGAGAGCTAAGGTATGA
- a CDS encoding cobalamin B12-binding domain-containing protein: MFDFTELSNAVIEGDNAQVQAKVNEAINTKVDPLEIINQGLIGGMNVVGQRFKVNDMFVPEVLMSARAMNMGIELVKPLLAGGEMTNKGTVIIGTVKGDLHDIGKSLVGMMLECTGYKVVDLGVDIAPEEFVVAARENNGQVLALSALLTTTMLSMKSTVDVCVEEGIRNNVKIIVGGAPITQEFADQIGADGYAGDAAGAVELVSKLVTEMAAR; encoded by the coding sequence ATGTTTGATTTTACTGAATTGAGTAATGCCGTTATTGAAGGGGATAATGCGCAAGTCCAGGCGAAGGTTAATGAAGCCATTAATACCAAGGTAGATCCTTTGGAAATTATTAATCAGGGACTCATCGGAGGTATGAATGTTGTTGGACAGCGCTTCAAAGTTAATGATATGTTTGTACCGGAAGTATTAATGTCGGCTCGGGCCATGAATATGGGTATTGAATTAGTAAAGCCCTTGCTGGCCGGCGGGGAAATGACCAACAAGGGTACGGTTATTATCGGAACAGTTAAAGGCGACCTCCATGATATCGGCAAGAGTTTGGTCGGCATGATGCTGGAGTGCACGGGATATAAAGTTGTGGATTTGGGCGTGGACATTGCACCGGAAGAGTTTGTGGTGGCTGCCAGAGAAAATAATGGACAAGTCTTAGCTCTTTCCGCCTTGCTCACTACCACCATGTTGTCTATGAAATCCACTGTCGATGTCTGTGTGGAAGAAGGCATTCGCAATAATGTCAAAATTATCGTTGGCGGCGCTCCCATTACCCAGGAATTTGCCGATCAAATTGGTGCTGACGGTTATGCCGGAGATGCTGCGGGGGCTGTGGAATTAGTCAGCAAGTTAGTGACTGAAATGGCTGCGCGCTAA
- a CDS encoding methyltransferase MtaB domain-containing protein: protein MANIQFTELAYNNADEIIYGYAKKPVVCNNGMVIGGGTVYPEVNLTLPTMLISEETMPKVLAQYDEMIHGICSKAHELHSPGFIIEIELLPPCTFNPQWGKDVTKVVKGVMDEYSTKFGQKSLLRMTVVDVREGKTLAHMYKGEHWDNVINTFKGCAEAGADFLAIESIGGKQLHDEAVMNCDLPKAVFSLGAIGCRDMGILWDEIVKISQEYNCIPSGDTACGFANTSMVMAHKNFIPKVFAAIDRVMCAVRTLVAVERGAVGPDKDCGYEGVYLKAISGTPISMEGKTAACAHSSCVGNISASVADCWSNESVENIRLLGGMAPTVYIEQLIYDCRLMNGATTRGSAKEIRDILIESDKMYDPQAYILDPKVAFRISGEIIKGKTHFERTKIAAAATINEIRAGFKDGLLQLDAKELKYLDIFEKQLKAIPDDEAEFAKQILPMCTVDKFDPAKYDFNVAAK, encoded by the coding sequence GTGGCAAATATTCAATTTACGGAACTTGCTTATAATAACGCGGATGAGATTATTTATGGTTATGCCAAGAAACCGGTTGTCTGCAATAATGGCATGGTTATCGGCGGAGGAACTGTTTATCCGGAAGTCAATCTTACTTTGCCGACGATGCTGATTAGTGAAGAAACCATGCCAAAAGTATTAGCCCAGTATGACGAAATGATCCATGGTATTTGTTCTAAAGCTCATGAGCTTCATTCTCCGGGTTTTATTATTGAAATTGAACTACTTCCTCCCTGCACCTTTAATCCTCAATGGGGCAAAGATGTAACCAAGGTTGTTAAGGGAGTCATGGATGAATATAGCACCAAATTCGGACAGAAAAGTCTCCTCAGGATGACGGTGGTTGATGTTCGCGAGGGCAAAACCCTGGCTCATATGTATAAAGGCGAACACTGGGATAATGTTATTAATACTTTTAAAGGATGTGCCGAAGCGGGAGCGGATTTCCTGGCTATTGAGTCCATTGGCGGCAAGCAGCTTCATGATGAAGCGGTTATGAATTGTGACTTGCCGAAAGCGGTCTTCTCTTTAGGAGCTATCGGCTGCCGGGATATGGGTATTCTATGGGATGAAATTGTTAAAATTTCACAAGAATATAACTGCATCCCCTCTGGAGATACGGCTTGCGGCTTTGCCAATACCTCCATGGTTATGGCCCATAAGAATTTTATTCCTAAAGTTTTTGCTGCTATTGACCGGGTTATGTGTGCGGTCAGAACCTTAGTTGCCGTGGAACGGGGTGCGGTCGGACCGGATAAAGACTGCGGCTATGAAGGCGTATATCTTAAAGCTATTAGCGGAACCCCGATTTCTATGGAAGGAAAAACCGCTGCCTGTGCTCACTCAAGTTGCGTCGGAAATATTTCTGCCAGTGTCGCGGACTGCTGGAGCAATGAATCGGTAGAAAATATAAGATTACTGGGCGGAATGGCACCCACCGTCTATATTGAACAGTTGATTTATGACTGCCGTTTAATGAACGGGGCGACCACCAGAGGTTCCGCTAAAGAAATCAGGGATATTCTAATTGAATCGGATAAAATGTACGATCCTCAGGCTTATATACTGGATCCTAAAGTAGCTTTCAGGATCAGCGGGGAGATTATTAAAGGAAAAACTCATTTTGAACGGACCAAAATAGCTGCTGCCGCTACTATTAATGAAATAAGAGCAGGATTTAAAGATGGCTTGCTTCAACTGGATGCCAAGGAATTGAAATACCTGGATATCTTTGAAAAGCAATTAAAAGCAATTCCCGATGATGAAGCAGAATTTGCTAAACAAATTTTGCCGATGTGCACAGTCGATAAATTTGATCCTGCCAAATACGATTTTAATGTAGCTGCAAAATAA
- a CDS encoding CobW family GTP-binding protein has protein sequence MVKFDIVSGFLGAGKTTLVKKILHSLDTCEKIVLIENDFGEVNVDREILEFEGFEVYELSNGCVCCKLKGDFLYTLKQLLNQKIDRIIFEPSGIFIFGEILDVFRDPEIADKCTINSVITVIDALNFADNIQSHSAFFKSQILNASSLVISKAQFLDDKNLDPIVQELQLLNEKAPVLSKDWAKLTAQDTKALINRTSEFPLTFPSHFPDHNFDSVGLKTSKIISFSQLEGILEICKTGALGKVMRGKGILNSGSAFLEFNYVEGQYSIEETTDTQIGIVSFIGNGLKKEALTSFFALDN, from the coding sequence ATGGTAAAATTTGATATTGTCTCTGGCTTTTTAGGCGCCGGCAAAACCACTCTCGTCAAAAAGATCCTTCATTCTCTTGATACATGTGAGAAGATTGTTCTAATTGAAAATGATTTCGGAGAAGTCAATGTCGATCGGGAGATTCTTGAATTTGAGGGCTTTGAGGTTTATGAACTATCTAATGGCTGCGTCTGCTGTAAACTTAAAGGAGACTTTCTCTATACCTTAAAACAGTTATTAAACCAGAAAATTGACAGAATTATCTTTGAACCCTCGGGAATTTTTATTTTCGGTGAGATTCTGGATGTCTTCCGCGACCCGGAAATAGCTGACAAATGCACCATTAACTCTGTCATTACCGTGATTGACGCTCTGAATTTTGCCGACAATATCCAAAGTCACTCAGCTTTTTTTAAAAGCCAGATCCTCAATGCTTCATCATTGGTGATAAGCAAAGCACAGTTTCTTGATGACAAGAATCTTGACCCTATTGTGCAGGAACTGCAGCTCCTTAATGAAAAGGCTCCTGTCCTTTCTAAAGATTGGGCCAAATTAACGGCTCAGGACACCAAGGCTTTAATCAACCGGACTTCTGAGTTCCCCTTGACCTTTCCCAGTCATTTCCCCGATCATAACTTTGATTCCGTAGGCTTAAAAACTTCTAAAATCATAAGCTTCTCTCAGTTGGAGGGCATCCTGGAAATATGTAAGACCGGGGCCTTGGGCAAGGTGATGCGGGGCAAAGGCATTCTTAATTCCGGTTCTGCTTTTCTTGAATTCAATTATGTGGAGGGACAATATTCCATTGAAGAAACAACGGACACCCAAATCGGCATTGTCAGCTTTATCGGGAACGGTCTAAAAAAAGAAGCCTTGACCTCTTTTTTCGCCCTTGATAATTAA
- a CDS encoding pyridoxal phosphate-dependent aminotransferase, with protein sequence MHGGNLRRAKELYGLETFIDLSANINPFGPPARVWDSLEKGMPDIVHYPDPESINLRKTLAGSLSLALENIMVGNGAGELIFTIMQALKPQKVVIPIPTFSEYERAAGAVGSEVLHVPFGPEGWTRFKGSDKETLEIWKGILKGCDLLFLCSPHNPTGSVIDKDFFEYILRITKDGGCKILFDESFLDFLPDECRKSARQYLAGNEHLIVLYSLTKFYSIPGLRLGAVFAHPSLITNFDQYRDPWSVNVFAQQAGIAALEDLEYPSEVRGKIQESRGYFYREFEQSSFPDLKLWPSAVNFALIQVFNHPTKALIEHLGRLGILVRDCSSFEGLHANFIRVAIKDIPVMQRLIEGVKDWSKRSSTT encoded by the coding sequence ATGCATGGCGGAAATCTGCGCAGAGCTAAGGAATTGTATGGACTGGAAACCTTTATTGACCTGTCCGCAAATATTAATCCCTTTGGACCCCCTGCAAGAGTGTGGGATTCCTTAGAAAAGGGGATGCCAGATATTGTACATTATCCGGATCCTGAGAGCATTAATTTAAGGAAGACTCTTGCCGGCTCCTTAAGTTTGGCATTAGAAAACATTATGGTGGGCAATGGAGCAGGAGAGCTGATTTTTACAATTATGCAAGCCTTGAAGCCTCAAAAGGTAGTGATACCCATACCAACCTTTAGTGAATACGAGCGTGCTGCAGGTGCTGTAGGCTCCGAAGTGCTTCACGTACCCTTTGGGCCTGAGGGTTGGACCAGGTTCAAGGGTTCAGATAAAGAAACTTTAGAAATCTGGAAAGGAATCCTTAAAGGGTGTGACTTACTCTTTCTTTGCTCTCCCCATAATCCTACGGGAAGCGTTATTGACAAGGATTTTTTTGAATATATCCTCAGGATAACGAAAGACGGCGGCTGCAAAATCCTTTTTGACGAGTCCTTCCTGGACTTTTTACCGGATGAGTGTCGGAAGTCGGCTCGGCAGTATTTAGCTGGAAACGAGCATTTAATCGTGCTGTACTCCTTAACAAAATTCTATAGTATACCAGGACTGCGCTTAGGTGCTGTTTTTGCTCACCCTTCACTGATTACCAACTTTGATCAATACCGTGATCCTTGGTCTGTAAATGTATTTGCTCAACAGGCCGGGATTGCGGCATTAGAGGATTTGGAGTATCCCAGTGAGGTTCGAGGAAAAATACAGGAAAGCAGAGGGTATTTTTACCGGGAGTTTGAGCAATCCAGTTTTCCTGATCTTAAACTATGGCCATCTGCCGTCAATTTTGCCTTAATTCAGGTATTCAACCACCCTACAAAAGCACTGATCGAGCATTTAGGACGGTTAGGCATTCTTGTGCGGGATTGTTCCAGTTTTGAGGGTTTGCACGCTAACTTCATACGGGTAGCTATCAAAGATATCCCTGTTATGCAGCGCTTAATCGAGGGGGTTAAAGACTGGAGTAAAAGATCATCAACAACATGA
- a CDS encoding GHMP kinase — MEFTVGLARCPGTCGEWVQGAREGVPFLIDCPINRFSEARVALSMHAAGWDLSDNKIKARQVLELLKENLGLPKLGGKVEFLHQLPEGKGMASSTADISAVAAAALVALGEEPVPERLAHLALQIEPSDSVMFPGITEIEHVQGHNYRFLGSSVPAVFLALDWGGAIDTKMFNARPDLAGHYRRHEGDIGKAYQLACEGIGQGDLEKLAAASTISAKCNLEINHKALFHPFLAWVREKGGLGVVTAHSGTLLAGVFPQGESFNHKAISNLRAEAQQCFTPVYIDSFYSHSGGITAAKDLNSIQLKQVE, encoded by the coding sequence ATGGAATTCACAGTCGGGTTGGCCCGGTGTCCGGGAACATGTGGAGAATGGGTACAAGGGGCTCGAGAAGGGGTTCCGTTTCTGATTGATTGTCCCATTAATCGATTTTCCGAGGCTAGGGTAGCATTATCCATGCACGCTGCAGGCTGGGATCTTTCCGATAATAAAATTAAAGCGCGTCAAGTGTTGGAATTACTCAAAGAAAACTTGGGCTTGCCTAAATTGGGGGGGAAAGTAGAATTTTTGCATCAGCTTCCCGAAGGAAAAGGTATGGCAAGCTCCACGGCAGATATCAGCGCTGTGGCGGCGGCAGCTTTAGTAGCCCTTGGCGAAGAGCCTGTTCCTGAGCGTTTGGCCCACTTAGCATTACAGATTGAACCTAGTGACAGTGTCATGTTTCCGGGAATTACGGAGATAGAACATGTGCAGGGACACAATTATCGTTTCCTCGGCTCTTCTGTTCCGGCTGTTTTTTTAGCTCTGGACTGGGGCGGAGCTATTGATACTAAAATGTTTAATGCTCGACCGGACTTAGCTGGACATTATCGACGTCACGAGGGAGATATTGGCAAGGCCTATCAGTTGGCTTGTGAAGGAATCGGCCAAGGAGACCTGGAAAAACTGGCTGCAGCAAGTACCATCAGTGCGAAATGTAATTTGGAAATTAATCACAAAGCCTTGTTCCATCCCTTTTTAGCTTGGGTTCGTGAAAAAGGCGGACTGGGTGTTGTGACTGCTCATAGCGGGACTCTGTTGGCCGGAGTGTTTCCTCAAGGAGAGTCCTTTAATCATAAAGCTATCAGTAACTTAAGGGCTGAAGCTCAGCAGTGTTTTACTCCCGTTTACATTGATTCTTTTTACAGTCACTCAGGTGGGATAACCGCTGCAAAAGATCTGAACTCCATTCAGCTTAAGCAGGTAGAGTAG
- a CDS encoding cobalamin B12-binding domain-containing protein has translation MATTELELELITKALIKGQASRVKTLTLLAIENGVTPQRIFQHALLPGMQVIGSQFRDKAIYISDVLIASRAMHAGLHALKPLLSQPKQSSLGKIVIGTVAGDLHDIGKNLIVMMFRGAGFEVIDLGIDVQTEDFMEAVIKHQPDILALSAMLTTTLPMMPEAITELERLQLRDSVKIIIGGNPATQEFAQSIKADGYAVDVFKAVDLAVQFVQ, from the coding sequence TTGGCAACGACGGAATTAGAGTTGGAATTAATCACAAAAGCATTGATCAAAGGGCAAGCCAGTCGAGTAAAGACTCTGACTTTGTTAGCTATTGAAAATGGGGTCACTCCCCAAAGGATTTTTCAACATGCTTTACTGCCCGGCATGCAAGTTATTGGCAGCCAATTTCGAGATAAAGCAATTTACATTTCAGATGTACTCATAGCATCAAGGGCGATGCATGCGGGACTGCATGCTTTAAAGCCACTCCTTTCTCAGCCCAAGCAATCGTCATTGGGTAAAATAGTTATTGGCACAGTTGCTGGGGATTTACATGATATCGGCAAAAACCTAATTGTTATGATGTTTCGGGGTGCCGGCTTTGAAGTCATTGATCTAGGCATTGATGTTCAAACGGAGGATTTTATGGAGGCAGTAATAAAACATCAACCTGATATATTAGCCTTGTCAGCGATGCTTACGACAACTTTACCCATGATGCCTGAAGCAATAACTGAGTTAGAACGTTTACAGTTACGCGACAGTGTTAAGATAATTATTGGCGGAAACCCTGCTACCCAAGAATTTGCTCAGTCAATCAAGGCTGACGGGTATGCGGTGGATGTATTTAAAGCCGTTGATTTAGCGGTGCAGTTTGTGCAGTGA